In Parasteatoda tepidariorum isolate YZ-2023 chromosome 2, CAS_Ptep_4.0, whole genome shotgun sequence, one DNA window encodes the following:
- the LOC139424921 gene encoding uncharacterized protein: MRPFYFNRIQQRIMASKGSRCTKLNHDVLEEIDCNGDLIKLWCIPGSKPSDAICCICNCKIDCAQRGASAIKRHASSVKHIEKCRMNRKNDGTLKKPSQMRFTTTSTFQNITVLSHEDKILSAEIMFAFSIISRNVPYTYGDVATVMFTRMFPDSSIAKHFSCGRAKLSYFISDGIGLYLKEKLLEEIVKYNSYYSIQLDETPISEKRAKQLDVHVRFYSESRKQVISNHLESFFIGHGTAEILFNKVNEALLHLPSDKLVNIFTDGPNVMKTLKVKMNKYYPNLIDIGFCNLHIVHNAFAKGLDGFGADVESLLIDLYYFFKRSAAQSENLANIQSRFEFPEHVLLRHVESRWLTLHSSIDRFIEQFTVLSEFFNFKQRVINYCREKNLSYIFCMMSLNSC; the protein is encoded by the exons ATGCGTCCGTTTTATTTTAACAGGATTCAACAAAGAATAATGGCCAGTAAAG GTTCAAGATGTACCAAGTTAAATCACGATGTACTGGAAGAGATTGACTGTAATGGAGACTTGATCAAACTGTGGTGTATACCAGGATCAAAACCCTCAGATGCAATATGCTGTATCTGCAACTGCAAAATTGATTGTGCACAGCGTGGGGCATCAGCCATAAAAAGACATGCTTCTAGTGTCAAACACATAGAAAAATGTCGGATGAATAGAAAAAATGATGGGACTCTCAAAAAACCATCTCAGATGCGGTTCACCACAACaagtacatttcaaaatattacggTTTTATCTCATGAAGATAAAATTCTTTCTGCTGAAATAATGTTTGCATTCAGCATTATTTCACGCAATGTGCCATATACCTATGGTGATGTTGCTACTGTAATGTTTACAAGAATGTTTCCTGATTCTTCCATAGCCAAACACTTTTCGTGTGGACGAGCTAAACTGTCCTATTTTATATCCGATGGAATTGGactatatttaaaggaaaaactattagaagaaattgtaaaatataattcctaTTACAGTATACAACTTGACGAAACaccaatttcagaaaaaagagcAAAGCAACTAGACGTACATGTTAGATTTTACAGTGAATCTAGAAAACAAGTAATATCAAATCATTTGGAGTCTTTCTTCATTGGGCATGGAACAGCggaaattcttttcaataaagtGAATGAGGCCTTGTTGCACTTACCTTCTGACAAACTTGTAAATATCTTTACTGATGGACCAAATGTTATGAAAACTTTAAAGGtcaaaatgaacaaatattatCCAAATTTAATTGATATAGGCTTTTGTAATCTCCATATAGTGCATAATGCTTTTGCAAAAGGCCTTGACGGTTTTGGCGCAGATGTTGAATCCTTGTTGATTgatctgtattatttttttaaacgttctGCTGCACAGTCTGAAAATTTAGCTAACATTCAAAGTAGATTTGAATTTCCTGAGCATGTTCTCCTTAGACATGTTGAAAGTCGATGGCTGACTTTACATAGCAGCATCGACAGATTTATTGAACAGTTCACAGTCTTAAgtgaatttttcaactttaagcAACGTGTCATAAA TTATTGCAGAGAGAAGAACCTCTCATACATATTTTGTATGATGAGCTTGAACAGTTGTTAA